A window of Prionailurus viverrinus isolate Anna unplaced genomic scaffold, UM_Priviv_1.0 scaffold_42, whole genome shotgun sequence genomic DNA:
gcttaaccgactgagccacccaggtgcccctctcctctaggattttgatggcttcctgtcttatgtttaggtctttcatccattttgagtttgtttttatgtatggtgtaagaaagtatccaggttcattcttctgcatgaagagactgtctttattccattggatattctttccggctttgtcaaagaatagttggccatacgtttgtgggtccatttctgggttctctagtctgttccattgatctgagtgtctgtttttgtgccagtaccatactgtcttaatgattacagatttgtgatacagcttgaagtccgggattgtgttgcctcctgctttggttttctttttcaagattgctttggctattcggggtcttttctggttccatacaaattttaggattgtttgttctagctctatgaagaatgctggtgttattttgataaggattgcattgcatgtgtagattgctttgggtagtattgacattttaacaatatttgttaatccatcaacatggaatatttttccatttttttgtgtcttcaatttctttcataagctttctatagttttcagtgtatagatttctcacctctttggttaggtttattcctagtattttatggtttttggtgtaattgtaaatgggattgattccttaatttctctttttgttgctacattattggtgtgtaggaatgcaaccaatttctgggcattgattttatatactgcaactttgctgaattcatggatcagttctaggagtgttttggtggaatcttttgggttttccatctGATCTTTTTTATATTGTGATATGGTGAGCGtggagggcatggaagctccacGTGCTCTCCTCACGCCTTACCCTCCACATCCTTCCGTGAGCTGCCCTAAACAAATCAGTTGAACCCAAGGACCTCTGATCTGGAGCTGGTTGGTCAGAAACACGGGTGACAAGCTCAGCTTGCTGCAGCCATCTGAAGTGGTGCGGGGGTCAGTCTCTAGGACTGAGCcattaacctgtgggatctgatgctgtctccaagtaggtagtgtcagaactgagttgaattcCAAGACACCCTGGGAGGGTGTCCCAGAGCACTGTTTGTTGGAGGTGTGGGGAAGCCTTCTCACACCTATATGAAAATTGGGTCCAAGAACCCAATTTATGTATTATTCACAGTTAGTTAATTAATTAGAAGCCTTCTTTGCACCACACAATTCAGTGCTTCACTCCACCCCACAGGTAATTATCATCCTAAATTTAATATTCGTCATTCTCATGCTTTTATTTATGGATTTACCACACGTgtcctccataaatatttgcatCTCTTAACATCTCTTACCTATTTGCCACTTTGACTCTCTTTTGCTGCATGCTGGATGCTTTCTTTGGACCTGCCttctgatttttctaattctctctTTAACTGTGTCTAATATTCTGTTTTAAGTTGTCCACGGAGTTTTTAATTTCCATCACTTGACTTTTTTGATTTCTCGAAGTTCTCTTTGTTTCCATCAAGTCTATTTCTTCTAGTTTAATACATTTACTCTGttttcatatttacatttctctccctaatttctttaaatataaacactttttttatagtcaccatgctatacattacatcctgaagactttttaattttgcaacttgaaatttgtatcttttgaccccATACCCatttcaccccccacccctggaaaACATCAGtatcttctctgtatttatcacctcgttttgttttgttttctttcctttggtttgtgttttagaattcacatataagtgagatcatacagtatttgtctttctccaactcattttgctcaacatcattattttaatgtttctgtctGATAGCTCCAACATCTGTGTCATTTTTGAgtctagttttgttgattgctttgtTCTTAGAAAATGGATTGagttttttccttgctttttaaaaatatgtcttctaATGTTTGATTGAATATCAGATATCTTGTATTAATTGAAAGGGACATACCCAGTGTTTCTTCCTGGAAACGGGTCAGTCTCTTCTGTCAGGTCACCAAGGTGGTGGGGGGTAAGTTTCGATCAGCCTGCTCAGATGTTGACCTTGGCTTGGGCGTTGCTGTTCTTGCGATGACCTTCAAGGTACCTAAGACTTCGGATTCCTTCGTGCTGGGCTTCCAGTGCCGTGTGCCCAGGGCGAGGGCTGGAGGCGCAGAATTCTTGCTCTGCCCTAAGTTTCCAGCAGCCCCTGTGTGCCCTGCCCACGGAGGGGACCCTCCACGTGCCTGCCTCCCCCCAGTGACCGCTGCTGCTCCTGCGGCCGTGCCGGCCAGGCCGAGTCAGGGCAAGAGGGCTCTGTTGTCCTGGCCCTGGGTCAGTCCTGAGCAGGCCCGTGGGCCTGGGTCTTGGAGGGCGAGTCTTCCTCACTTCCGGCTGCTCCTCCCCGGGATGGCCAGACTCCGCTTCGTAGTGGGGGTGGGTTTGTGCGAGCTTCCCCGCCCTCCCTGTTGTAGCGATCCTCGAAGGCACCACGTCAGGCCCGGCGCCCGGCCTGATTCCCGGCCCCTGTTCAGCGGGGCGGGTTACCCCTACACTTCCCCTCCTGCAGTGTGAGTCTCCGTGGTGGGTGTGTGGATGGCACCGCGCCCCTGCGGCCTCCGAGGAGCCCCCACCTCCAGCTGAGCTGTTGGAAAGGGGGCTCTTTGAGGAGGGGCGGCCACGCTTATGGTTTGTATATGCCGTCGAGGAAAGAACTTCAAAGTCTGTGAAAATAAGACAGGGGCAAGCTGCCTCAGGAAGGCACGATTTATTGGGCTCACACGGGCTGGGTTCCCTGCCGGAGACAGAGAAGGACCCTGGCGGAGACACGCAGGGTCACAGGGGGATCCGGCTCGTCCTGCTCCGTCCTCGCCCCAGGGTTCAGACGATTCATCGGGAATGTTTGACCCGCCACGCGCAGAACCGGAGGCCGGGCGAAGACTTGGTCCTCACCGGAGGGGCACAGGTGGGGCCCCCTCTGCCGCCAGAGCAGGTGTTAGGAGACCCCTGGTCAGAAGCAGCATGGGGAGCTACAGCACACGGGTCTGCAGACCAGGGTGGGGCAAGAGGGCCGGCAGGAGGGCACACACGCGGGCTTGCAGCTCACGGGCACGCACACGGTGGGTGTGCAGCTCACGGGCACGCACACGGAGGACTGGCAGGAGGGCACACACTCGGGCTTGCAGCTCACGGGCACGCACACGGAGGACTGGCAGGAGGGCACACACGCGGGCCTGCAGCTCACGGGCACGCACACAGTGGGTGTGCAGCTCACGGGCACGCACACGGAGGACTGGCAGGAGGGCACACACTCGGGCTTGCAGCTCACGGGCACGCACACGGAGGACTGGCAGGAGGGCACACACGCGGGCCTGCAGCTCACGGGCACGCACACGGCGAGTCTGCAGCTCACGGGCACGCACACGGGCTTGCAGCTCACGGGCACACAGCAGGACGCCTGGCAGGGGCCGGAGGAGCCGCAGGAAGCCTGGCAGCCCGTGGAGCAGCTGGTGTGGCACATGTTGGCGTGGGGCTCGGCCGGTGtccgggagggaggagggcggggacgTCTGGAGGCTCCTTGCCTGGGCCGCCTTTATACCGGGCCGTGGGCGTCCTGGCCACCCAGAGGCACAGCTGTGGACTTCCTCATGGCTGTTTCCGCCACGTTTCCCCAACACCCTCTTGTCCTGAGACGCCCTCCCCCGTGTGATGCTCCGCTGTAAATTAAATTTAGCTTAGaggcagtttcttcttctgtaaacaGGACGTCCTGGTTCGACTTTACTTGGGGTCCGTGTCACTTCTCCAGGCCGATACTGTGCCCGGAGCGCCACCGGTTCGACTCAGCGCCGAGCCTTTATTCCTTTTTGCCGTCAGTGGAGGCTGTGGGGCAATAATGTGTTTTGAGCTTTTATTTTGCAGGGGAAAACATTAAAGTAGGGATCTGCAAACTGGGGAGCAGAGAAGTCTGTGGGACAAAGGTGGCCTGCCGCCTGTTtggcaaataaagttttattggaaacgGCCATGCTCGTTTGCTTACGTGCCATCTAGGGCTCGCGCTGTAATGTGAAGTGGTTACGAGACCGACCACGTCACTGCAGAGGCTGAAACATTTACTGTCTTCCATTTATAGAAAGGTGACCGACTTCTGCCTTATAGCCATCTATGTAATCATCGATTTGTTCGTGCAACAGACATATACTTTGTGCTGGCTATAGAGATGTCCTAGCCTCACGGGCCTTCTGGGGCAATGGATACATGAGTGCGTACAAATCAACGCCTGAAATAATTACAGAGAGGGCCGAGTCCCAGAAAGGAAAGCAGGCTCAGCAGGTAGAGAGTAATGGGGTGTTGGTGGGTGGTTGGGGGCCTCTGTGTGGAGGCGATGCTGAGCTGGCTCCTGGGAGATGCAGAGGGGTCGGGAGGCGGTGTTCCAAGCAGAGGCAGCCGTGGGAGTGTTAACGACACTGCTGCAGGATGGGCATGATCCAGGAGCAGTGGGAAGCGTGGATGAGTGCAGCGTGGATGCTCGTCTTTAGGTGTGGGCGGACGGGTTCAGACCGTGCAGCTGGGGGTCCAGGCATCCCAGTCCTGGGCcgacagaagaagaaagacaatGTCAACTTGAAGACACGTCGGGAGGAATCATCCAATCCGAAGAGAGAACAGAATTACGAAAAACGAAGAGGGTCCCTGGGACAATATCAGGAAGTCGAACAACAAGCAAGTTCAAcacaagaaggagaagagaatgaTACTGAAGCACAAGAATGTTTTGAATAATGGACAAA
This region includes:
- the LOC125159112 gene encoding keratin-associated protein 12-1-like — translated: MCHTSCSTGCQASCGSSGPCQASCCVPVSCKPVCVPVSCRLAVCVPVSCRPACVPSCQSSVCVPVSCKPECVPSCQSSVCVPVSCTPTVCVPVSCRPACVPSCQSSVCVPVSCKPECVPSCQSSVCVPVSCTPTVCVPVSCKPACVPSCRPSCPTLVCRPVCCSSPCCF